From Streptomyces durmitorensis, a single genomic window includes:
- a CDS encoding ABC transporter ATP-binding protein, with protein MMNIDEPPAAEPPAIEARDLTVVRGPRTVLRTLNFTVPKGQITGLLGPSGCGKSTLMRAAVGTQAKVTGTLKVLGQPAGAPGLRSRIGYVTQAPSVYDDLTVRQNLDYFAAVLDPGRGPAAHRRHEHVTRAIDDVDLTSHADALAGNLSGGQRSRVSLAVALLGAPELLVLDEPTVGLDPVLRRDLWNLFHSIAADRGTTILVSSHVMDEAERCHRLLLMREGELLADDTPEALRTRTATETVEAAFLHLVDKAIAASKNASSSNTSTGSPR; from the coding sequence ATGATGAATATCGACGAACCCCCTGCCGCGGAACCCCCTGCCATCGAGGCGAGGGACCTGACCGTCGTCCGAGGCCCCCGCACAGTCCTCCGCACCTTGAACTTCACCGTCCCGAAGGGACAGATCACCGGCCTCCTGGGCCCCTCAGGCTGCGGCAAGTCCACGCTCATGCGCGCAGCGGTAGGCACCCAGGCCAAGGTCACCGGCACCCTGAAGGTCCTCGGCCAACCGGCCGGCGCCCCCGGCCTCCGCTCCCGCATCGGCTACGTCACCCAAGCCCCCTCCGTCTACGACGACCTCACCGTCCGCCAGAACCTGGACTACTTCGCCGCAGTCCTGGACCCCGGCCGCGGCCCCGCCGCCCACCGCCGCCACGAACACGTCACCCGAGCCATCGACGACGTCGACCTGACGAGCCACGCCGACGCCCTCGCGGGCAACCTCTCCGGAGGCCAGCGCAGCCGCGTCTCCCTGGCGGTGGCCCTCCTCGGCGCCCCGGAGCTCCTCGTGCTCGACGAACCCACCGTCGGCCTCGACCCCGTACTCCGCCGCGACCTGTGGAACCTCTTCCACTCCATCGCCGCCGACCGAGGCACCACGATCCTCGTCTCCTCGCACGTCATGGACGAGGCCGAGCGCTGCCACCGCCTCCTCCTCATGCGCGAAGGCGAACTCCTCGCCGACGACACCCCGGAAGCCCTCCGCACCCGCACGGCCACCGAAACCGTCGAAGCCGCCTTCCTCCACCTCGTCGACAAGGCAATCGCCGCATCCAAGAACGCCTCCAGCAGCAACACCTCCACCGGGAGCCCCCGATGA
- a CDS encoding EamA/RhaT family transporter, translated as MSADSSTPDRTDATAPGPQPEPLRFFGTTWVGHDNGYGARRVAVAAGSLLAAAAGCFVLRFAYEGMAVADVGTFVNFLVLIMFSVCSAIAFRRAWEGFTRRHDPASQSSMRGLMTIGFVGVLLAYFFRSLTEAPGEKLHREEYEAAREQYAKRTSRRTGNPSRKKKKA; from the coding sequence CGACCGCACGGACGCGACGGCCCCCGGCCCGCAGCCCGAGCCCCTCCGCTTCTTCGGCACCACCTGGGTCGGCCACGACAACGGCTACGGCGCGCGCCGCGTGGCCGTCGCGGCAGGCTCGCTGCTCGCGGCGGCGGCAGGCTGCTTCGTGCTGCGTTTCGCGTACGAGGGCATGGCGGTCGCGGACGTCGGCACGTTCGTGAACTTCCTCGTCCTCATCATGTTCTCGGTGTGCAGCGCGATCGCCTTCCGCCGCGCCTGGGAGGGGTTCACCCGCCGCCACGACCCGGCGTCCCAGTCGTCGATGCGCGGCCTCATGACGATCGGCTTCGTCGGCGTCCTCCTCGCCTATTTCTTCCGCTCCCTGACCGAGGCCCCCGGCGAGAAACTCCACCGCGAGGAGTACGAGGCGGCCCGCGAGCAGTACGCGAAGCGCACGTCACGCCGCACGGGCAACCCGTCCCGAAAGAAGAAGAAGGCTTGA
- the proC gene encoding pyrroline-5-carboxylate reductase has protein sequence MPQPVAVLGTGKIGEALLSGMIRAGWAPADLLVTTRRSERAAELRTRYGVDPVSNADAAKQADTLILAVKPQDMGRLLDELAPHITPDRLVISAAAGITTSFIEERLADSTPVVRVMPNTPVLVDEGMSVISAGSHATAAHLAHTEAIFGAVGKTLRVPETQQDACTALSGSGPAYFYYLVEAMTDAGILLGLPRDKAHDLIVQAAIGAAVMLRDSGEHPVKLRENVTSPAGTTINAIRELENHGVRAALIAALEAARDRSRELASGNNS, from the coding sequence ATGCCCCAGCCCGTCGCAGTCCTCGGCACCGGCAAGATCGGCGAAGCCCTCCTCAGCGGAATGATCCGGGCCGGCTGGGCCCCCGCCGACCTCCTGGTCACCACCCGCCGCTCCGAACGCGCCGCGGAACTGCGCACCCGCTACGGCGTGGACCCCGTCAGCAACGCCGACGCCGCCAAGCAGGCCGACACCCTCATCCTCGCCGTCAAGCCGCAGGACATGGGCCGCCTCCTCGACGAACTCGCCCCGCACATCACCCCCGACCGCCTGGTCATCAGCGCCGCCGCCGGTATCACCACCTCCTTCATCGAGGAGCGCCTCGCCGACAGCACCCCCGTCGTCCGCGTCATGCCCAACACCCCGGTCCTCGTGGACGAGGGCATGTCCGTCATCTCCGCCGGCAGCCACGCCACGGCCGCCCACCTCGCCCACACCGAAGCGATCTTCGGCGCTGTGGGCAAGACCCTGCGCGTCCCCGAGACCCAGCAGGACGCCTGCACCGCCCTCTCCGGCTCGGGCCCGGCGTACTTCTACTACCTGGTCGAAGCCATGACCGACGCCGGCATCCTCCTCGGCCTGCCCCGCGACAAGGCCCACGACCTCATCGTCCAGGCCGCGATCGGCGCCGCCGTGATGCTCCGCGACAGCGGCGAACACCCGGTCAAGCTCCGCGAGAACGTCACCTCCCCCGCAGGCACCACCATCAACGCCATCCGCGAACTCGAGAACCACGGCGTACGAGCAGCCCTCATCGCCGCCCTCGAAGCCGCCCGCGACCGCAGCCGCGAACTGGCCTCCGGCAACAACAGCTGA
- the trpS gene encoding tryptophan--tRNA ligase, with product MTRIFSGIKPTGHLTLGNYLGAVRQWAEVDQHRAESLFSIVDLHALTVDHDPGRVRRLSRQAATLLLASGIDPERATVFVQSHVDEHARLSYLLECVATDGEMRRMIQYKEKSALERARGGSVRLSLLTYPVLMAADILAYGADQVPVGDDQVQHVELTRDLAVRFNQRYGHTFVVPRATYPKVAARVMDLQDPTTKMGKSGDAGAGIVYLLDEPDVVRKKILRAVTDSGSEVEYDRETKPGISNLLEILASCEGGNPEGLSGVYESYGALKKDTADAVVEMLRPVQEKHKELVADPAYVEEVLRRGAERARAMARPTVDTAYRAIGLLPPVNEVE from the coding sequence ATGACGAGGATCTTCAGCGGGATCAAGCCGACGGGGCATCTGACCCTGGGCAACTACCTGGGCGCCGTGCGCCAGTGGGCAGAGGTTGATCAGCACCGCGCCGAGTCGCTGTTCAGCATCGTCGATCTGCACGCCCTGACCGTGGACCACGATCCCGGCCGGGTGCGCAGGCTCAGTCGGCAGGCGGCGACGCTGTTGCTCGCGTCGGGGATCGATCCCGAGCGGGCCACCGTGTTCGTACAGAGCCATGTCGACGAGCACGCCCGGCTCTCGTATCTGCTCGAGTGCGTCGCGACGGACGGCGAGATGCGGCGGATGATCCAGTACAAGGAGAAATCCGCGCTTGAGCGGGCCCGCGGCGGGAGTGTGCGTCTTTCGCTGCTCACCTATCCCGTGCTGATGGCGGCGGACATCCTGGCGTACGGGGCGGATCAGGTGCCGGTCGGGGACGACCAGGTGCAGCACGTCGAGCTCACCCGGGATCTGGCGGTGCGGTTCAACCAGCGGTACGGACACACGTTCGTGGTGCCGCGGGCCACGTATCCCAAGGTGGCGGCCAGGGTCATGGATCTGCAGGATCCGACGACGAAGATGGGGAAGTCCGGCGATGCGGGGGCCGGGATCGTCTATCTGCTCGACGAGCCGGACGTCGTGCGGAAGAAGATCCTGCGCGCGGTCACGGACAGCGGGAGCGAGGTCGAGTACGACCGGGAGACCAAGCCGGGGATCTCGAACCTGCTGGAGATCCTGGCGTCCTGTGAGGGTGGGAACCCCGAGGGCTTGAGCGGTGTATATGAGTCGTACGGGGCTTTGAAGAAGGACACCGCCGACGCCGTGGTGGAGATGCTGAGGCCCGTGCAGGAGAAGCACAAGGAGCTGGTTGCTGATCCCGCGTATGTGGAGGAGGTGTTGCGGCGGGGAGCTGAGCGGGCCAGGGCGATGGCCAGGCCGACGGTGGACACCGCCTATCGCGCGATCGGTCTGCTGCCGCCGGTGAACGAAGTGGAGTAG
- a CDS encoding ABC transporter permease yields the protein MNTHRTLATAARVLRQLRHDPRSIALMLFVPCVMLLLLRYVFDGSPQTFDSIGASLLGIFPLITMFLVTSIATLRERTSGTLERLLAMPLAKGDLIAGYALAFGFLAVIQSVLATGLALWALGLDVTGSAWLLLLVALLDALLGTALGLFVSAFAASEFQAVQFMPAVIFPQLLLCGLFTPRDTMHPALEAISNVLPMSYAVDGMNEVLRHSSVTGDFVRDAVIVASCAVLVLALGAATLRRRTA from the coding sequence ATGAACACCCACCGCACCCTCGCCACCGCGGCCCGTGTCCTGCGGCAGCTCCGCCACGACCCCCGCTCCATCGCGCTGATGCTGTTCGTCCCCTGCGTGATGCTGCTGCTCCTGCGCTACGTGTTCGACGGCAGCCCGCAGACCTTCGACTCCATCGGCGCCTCGCTCCTCGGCATCTTCCCCCTCATCACGATGTTCCTGGTGACCTCCATCGCCACCCTCCGCGAACGCACCTCAGGCACCCTCGAACGCCTCCTCGCGATGCCCCTGGCCAAGGGCGACCTCATCGCGGGCTACGCCCTCGCCTTCGGATTCCTCGCCGTCATCCAGTCGGTCCTCGCCACCGGCCTCGCCCTGTGGGCCCTCGGCCTCGACGTCACCGGCTCCGCCTGGCTGCTGCTCCTGGTCGCGCTCCTCGACGCCCTGCTCGGCACAGCACTCGGCCTCTTCGTCTCCGCCTTCGCGGCCTCCGAGTTCCAGGCCGTCCAGTTCATGCCGGCCGTGATCTTCCCTCAGCTCCTCCTCTGCGGCCTGTTCACCCCGCGCGACACCATGCATCCGGCTCTCGAAGCGATCTCCAATGTCCTCCCCATGTCGTACGCCGTGGACGGCATGAACGAAGTCCTCCGCCACTCCTCCGTCACCGGCGACTTCGTACGCGACGCCGTCATCGTCGCGAGCTGCGCCGTACTCGTCCTGGCCCTGGGCGCCGCCACCCTCCGCCGCCGCACGGCCTGA